One Primulina huaijiensis isolate GDHJ02 chromosome 8, ASM1229523v2, whole genome shotgun sequence genomic region harbors:
- the LOC140982475 gene encoding ethylene-responsive transcription factor ERF025-like: MANRDSIQNPSLLIPNQSYDQDQESSLTAVSQPPAAGAGAAIPSPTSGRHPIYRGIRSRGGKWVSEIREPRKTTRIWLGTYPIPEMAAAAYDVAALALKGPDAAINFPSLAESYPVPASNSAADIRAAAATAAASRAVTQSGTREDVPQEASSSVETTEFVDEEELFEMPKLLADMAEGMLVSPPRMKTNGDDDESPENYSRNDNLWDYP; encoded by the coding sequence ATGGCTAATCGAGATTCAATACAAAATCCATCTTTACTGATACCCAATCAAAGCTATGATCAGGATCAAGAAAGTTCCTTAACAGCCGTCTCTCAGCCGCCAGCGGCAGGGGCTGGGGCCGCCATTCCCTCCCCCACATCAGGGCGGCATCCCATTTACCGTGGGATTAGATCCCGGGGCGGAAAGTGGGTGTCGGAGATTCGCGAGCCAAGGAAAACCACACGAATTTGGCTGGGAACATACCCCATCCCGGAAATGGCGGCTGCAGCCTACGACGTGGCAGCGCTGGCACTGAAAGGCCCTGACGCTGCTATCAACTTCCCTTCTTTAGCTGAGTCGTACCCGGTACCAGCGTCTAACTCGGCTGCGGATATAAGGGCGGCGGCGGCCACAGCCGCGGCTTCCAGAGCGGTAACTCAGAGCGGCACCAGGGAGGATGTCCCGCAGGAAGCTTCATCCAGCGTGGAAACCACCGAGTTTGTGGATGAGGAGGAGTTATTCGAGATGCCGAAACTGCTGGCTGACATGGCAGAGGGCATGCTCGTAAGCCCGCCGAGGATGAAAACCAACGGCGATGACGACGAATCGCCAGAAAACTATTCGAGAAACGATAATCTATGGGACTATCCTTGA